A single Desulfatibacillum aliphaticivorans DSM 15576 DNA region contains:
- a CDS encoding 1-acyl-sn-glycerol-3-phosphate acyltransferase, translating to MRILNKIMAFFRRWMDRFLQGTYDHFWCHLPEKRGWLTRLMLRLFYTGITVNEDDLESLRQMQKDGIVVFATKYRSLFETLYFHNRYSDLKAPFPEIAFDRRFILGQPILRIFRIILGHIDHMLRFRAIHNPYKSHYFRRQLCAGKSALVSMVSEKGFYKRYVKQGPDPLTYLLRMQMDLERPIYIAPHLFLYGTKPQKTKHGVLGAGFGTEEKPGRFKRISTLFRTPDKLLVEMSEPINLKKFIEKPKHKNRTIEYLSYALRQKIIERINQHRRSVLGPVLKTPLELKETVLRNEEFRRYLQERAISQGKQVQDFHKEVDKYLTEIAAKYNTNYINFLKMCVRWLTDNMFDGVDLDNESLRKFRKASQKGPVVLVPCHKSHIDYLILSYLLFVNNLPCPLIAAGKNLSFFPMGTIFRNCGAFFIRRTFKGAALYSRVFAEYIHRLLEEGFNIEFFLEGGRSRTGKLVLPKFGLLSILLAAYRNGACKNLYFMPIYIGYDRVIEEGEYLHEVEGGQKKAESLSGLVKARKVLKRRYGSIFVRFDEPIHIQAVLSQFDKPFEKMDNAEQGVVCRNLGHRIIMAINRQTVVTPQSLVAAAVLTDFPEGFTEAELFERVGFLISFLKNQEAELSSTLEEPKYAVKSALESFVNDKFIKVIEEEDDKDNNEEEKREEDSEPQETRYKVVDKRRINLEYYKNNCISFFIPAALASLCVLADEDDTFTLSQIVEPYEELQTLFKNEFHYDLDTTLDQQLRKILKNAIDQHYVIPHPTLPETYTVTEEGRKMLGIYASFLKNFFESYLLVLKVMSLQPSKALDKKDRMKKFSAMGFSQYKKGELSCMEAISKITFENAYSFFTAQGIKDKEDVEKIEEYNRKLNRYLSFLP from the coding sequence ATGCGGATATTGAATAAAATTATGGCTTTTTTCAGACGCTGGATGGATAGATTTCTCCAAGGCACATACGACCATTTTTGGTGCCATCTGCCCGAAAAAAGAGGCTGGCTGACCCGACTCATGCTCCGGCTCTTTTATACCGGGATCACAGTCAATGAAGACGACCTGGAATCCCTCCGGCAAATGCAAAAGGACGGCATCGTGGTCTTCGCCACCAAATACCGCAGCCTGTTTGAAACCCTGTACTTTCACAACCGATACTCCGACCTGAAAGCGCCCTTTCCGGAAATCGCCTTTGACAGGCGCTTTATCCTGGGGCAGCCCATCCTCCGCATTTTCCGCATTATCCTGGGCCATATAGACCACATGCTCCGTTTCCGGGCCATCCATAATCCCTATAAAAGCCACTATTTTCGCCGGCAGTTATGCGCCGGCAAAAGCGCCTTGGTCAGCATGGTGAGTGAAAAGGGTTTTTATAAGCGTTATGTCAAGCAAGGCCCCGACCCGCTGACCTATCTTCTCCGCATGCAAATGGATCTGGAGAGGCCCATTTATATAGCCCCCCATCTGTTTTTGTACGGCACCAAACCTCAAAAAACCAAACACGGCGTGCTTGGCGCAGGATTCGGCACGGAAGAAAAGCCCGGCCGCTTCAAGCGGATATCCACCTTATTCCGCACCCCGGACAAACTTCTGGTGGAAATGTCCGAACCCATCAACCTAAAAAAATTCATTGAAAAGCCCAAGCATAAAAACAGGACCATCGAATACCTGTCCTACGCTTTGCGCCAGAAGATCATTGAAAGAATCAACCAGCACAGGCGCTCGGTCCTGGGTCCGGTCCTCAAAACCCCGTTGGAACTGAAGGAAACCGTGCTTCGCAACGAGGAGTTCCGGCGTTACCTCCAGGAACGCGCCATCTCCCAAGGCAAGCAGGTTCAGGACTTCCACAAGGAAGTGGACAAGTACCTGACTGAAATTGCAGCAAAATATAATACCAACTACATCAATTTTCTAAAGATGTGCGTGCGCTGGCTAACGGACAATATGTTTGACGGCGTGGACCTGGACAACGAAAGCCTCAGGAAGTTCAGAAAGGCCAGCCAAAAAGGCCCGGTGGTGCTTGTGCCCTGCCACAAGAGCCATATCGATTACCTGATACTGTCCTACCTGCTTTTCGTCAACAACCTGCCCTGCCCTTTGATCGCTGCCGGTAAGAACCTGTCCTTCTTCCCCATGGGAACGATCTTCAGGAATTGCGGCGCCTTTTTCATCCGGCGCACATTCAAGGGCGCGGCCTTGTACTCCCGGGTGTTTGCGGAATACATCCACCGGCTTTTGGAAGAAGGCTTCAACATCGAGTTCTTTCTGGAAGGCGGACGCAGCCGCACGGGCAAGCTGGTGCTGCCCAAGTTCGGGCTGCTTTCCATCCTTCTTGCCGCGTACCGTAACGGGGCATGCAAAAATCTGTATTTTATGCCGATTTACATCGGCTACGACCGGGTGATCGAAGAAGGCGAATATCTCCACGAAGTGGAAGGCGGACAAAAAAAAGCCGAAAGCCTGAGCGGGCTGGTCAAGGCCAGAAAGGTCCTGAAACGGCGCTACGGCAGCATTTTCGTGCGTTTCGACGAACCCATCCATATCCAGGCGGTGCTTTCCCAGTTCGATAAACCCTTTGAAAAAATGGACAACGCCGAACAAGGCGTGGTCTGCAGGAACCTGGGCCACCGCATCATCATGGCAATCAACCGCCAGACCGTGGTCACGCCCCAATCCCTGGTCGCCGCAGCCGTGCTAACCGATTTTCCCGAAGGCTTTACGGAAGCGGAACTGTTTGAGCGGGTCGGCTTTTTAATCTCATTCTTGAAAAACCAGGAAGCTGAATTGTCATCCACGTTGGAGGAACCTAAATACGCAGTGAAATCCGCCTTGGAATCCTTTGTGAACGACAAGTTCATCAAAGTCATTGAAGAAGAAGACGACAAGGACAATAACGAGGAAGAAAAACGGGAAGAAGATTCCGAACCGCAGGAAACCCGCTACAAGGTTGTGGACAAACGCCGTATAAACCTTGAATATTACAAAAACAACTGCATCAGCTTCTTTATCCCGGCGGCCCTGGCCTCCTTGTGCGTGCTTGCCGACGAGGATGACACCTTCACCCTTTCTCAGATTGTGGAGCCTTACGAAGAACTGCAAACCCTGTTTAAAAACGAGTTCCATTACGACCTGGACACGACTCTGGATCAGCAACTCCGCAAAATCCTGAAAAACGCCATTGACCAGCATTACGTCATCCCCCACCCCACCTTGCCGGAAACCTATACGGTCACCGAAGAAGGCAGGAAAATGCTGGGGATCTACGCTTCCTTCCTGAAAAACTTTTTCGAGTCCTACCTGCTGGTGCTTAAGGTTATGTCCCTGCAGCCATCCAAGGCCTTGGACAAGAAAGACAGGATGAAAAAGTTTTCGGCCATGGGATTCAGCCAATACAAGAAAGGCGAGCTATCCTGTATGGAGGCCATCTCGAAGATCACCTTTGAAAACGCCTATTCCTTCTTCACGGCCCAGGGAATCAAGGACAAGGAAGACGTGGAAAAAATAGAGGAATACAACCGGAAGCTGAATCGCTATCTTTCATTTCTTCCCTAA
- a CDS encoding sugar phosphate nucleotidyltransferase, which translates to MKALILAAGFGERLRPLTEKTPKPLIPIAGTPALLRMIRSLEAAGCTEIAVNTHHLGGRIRDFVASKNFSIPVTCYHEPEILGTGGAIKNLEHIFCDAPFLVVNGDILTDLDLGELRRVHERAAVNAATLVVHDYPKFNNVLIAGDRIVSFLSETGPDYWAFTGIQVVDPAIFDFLKKGEFQSSIAAYSEMMAAGLRIGVWMPENLWWHDMGSFEGLARAALETGALQVFAKSQGVVYAKDLDVKELAGGGSARQWRRLTLNDESIVSVDHGLAEGPDWNEADAYNAIGRHLHESGAPVPKILAYDRFAGLVFAEDLGDMSLEEAVGLQGIEKALPLYEQAVKNLARMSVRAYEGFDPAWTCQTEYYDESLILEKESRYFFEAFVNGYLKRQAKYKDYLPELQLLAKETVEGAHPGFLHRDFQSRNIMIRDGQCCFIDFQGGRIGPAQYDLASLLIDPYAALPQSVQDRLIDLYLKELSQYRNADRESFLKRYQYCALHRNMQMLGAFAHLSQNMNKPGFEEYIPLALQNLKKRINLFPQAPALQQLIKSLELPKTKKANC; encoded by the coding sequence ATGAAAGCCCTGATCCTGGCCGCAGGCTTTGGCGAAAGGCTTAGGCCTCTCACGGAAAAAACGCCCAAACCGTTGATTCCCATCGCCGGAACTCCCGCCCTGCTGCGTATGATCCGCAGCCTGGAAGCGGCGGGATGCACGGAGATCGCCGTCAACACCCATCATCTGGGGGGTCGGATCCGGGATTTCGTCGCGTCCAAAAATTTTTCCATCCCTGTAACCTGCTATCACGAACCGGAAATCCTGGGCACGGGCGGCGCCATCAAAAACCTGGAGCATATCTTCTGCGACGCGCCCTTTCTGGTGGTTAACGGGGATATTCTGACAGACCTGGACCTGGGGGAATTACGCCGGGTGCACGAACGGGCCGCCGTCAACGCCGCCACCCTGGTGGTTCACGATTATCCCAAGTTCAATAACGTCCTCATTGCCGGAGACAGAATAGTCAGTTTTCTAAGCGAAACCGGGCCGGATTATTGGGCCTTTACCGGAATTCAGGTCGTGGATCCGGCCATTTTCGACTTTCTCAAAAAAGGCGAATTCCAATCCTCCATAGCGGCCTACTCGGAAATGATGGCTGCAGGCCTGCGCATAGGCGTATGGATGCCCGAAAACCTCTGGTGGCACGACATGGGGTCCTTTGAAGGGCTTGCCCGCGCCGCCCTGGAGACGGGGGCGCTGCAGGTTTTCGCCAAATCCCAGGGCGTCGTCTACGCCAAAGACCTTGATGTGAAGGAATTGGCCGGCGGCGGCTCCGCCCGTCAATGGCGACGATTGACTCTGAATGACGAAAGCATCGTTTCCGTGGATCACGGTTTGGCGGAAGGCCCGGACTGGAACGAGGCCGACGCCTACAACGCCATCGGAAGGCATCTGCATGAGTCAGGCGCTCCGGTCCCGAAAATTTTAGCCTACGACCGATTCGCAGGGCTTGTCTTTGCCGAGGATCTGGGAGACATGAGCCTGGAAGAGGCTGTCGGATTGCAGGGAATCGAGAAGGCTCTACCCTTGTACGAGCAGGCCGTAAAGAATCTGGCCAGGATGAGCGTCCGGGCTTATGAAGGGTTCGACCCGGCCTGGACCTGTCAGACCGAGTATTATGACGAAAGCCTGATCCTGGAAAAGGAAAGCCGGTATTTCTTCGAAGCCTTTGTGAACGGGTACTTAAAGCGCCAGGCGAAATATAAGGATTATCTCCCTGAACTTCAGTTACTTGCAAAGGAAACGGTGGAAGGCGCCCACCCCGGATTCCTGCACCGGGACTTCCAGTCCAGAAACATCATGATCCGGGACGGACAGTGCTGTTTCATCGACTTCCAGGGAGGTAGAATCGGCCCGGCTCAATACGACCTGGCGTCTTTGCTCATCGATCCTTACGCCGCCCTGCCCCAATCCGTGCAGGACCGCCTGATCGACCTGTACCTGAAGGAATTGTCCCAATACAGAAACGCAGACCGGGAATCCTTTTTAAAGCGGTATCAATACTGCGCCCTGCACCGGAACATGCAAATGCTCGGCGCCTTCGCCCACCTTTCCCAAAACATGAACAAGCCGGGCTTCGAAGAATACATTCCTCTTGCGCTGCAAAACCTGAAAAAGCGCATTAACCTGTTTCCCCAAGCCCCAGCCCTGCAACAACTCATCAAAAGCCTCGAACTTCCAAAAACTAAAAAGGCGAACTGCTAA
- the dapB gene encoding dihydrodipicolinate reductase, with protein sequence MSKINVMVNGLPGNMGKIISSSIAQDDRFQLVDASLTGPGIPDKSVEVEGISVNLALPEDHESALKAALDKYGSYIIVDYSHPSAVNPNAELYCKVGIPFVMGTTGGDRAALIQTVKNSGIAAVIAPNMAKQIVGFQAMMEYAANTFPGLFEGYSLTLEESHQQGKADTSGTAKAMVSYFNQMGVPFETDQIVQIRDPEQQKNDLGVPEEYLGGHGWHTYTLVSPDKTVKFSFTHNVNGRDIYRGGTADAVVYLNNKVGGGAKGRVFSMIEVMQGV encoded by the coding sequence ATGAGTAAAATAAATGTCATGGTCAACGGCTTGCCTGGAAACATGGGCAAGATTATTTCCAGCAGCATCGCCCAGGACGACCGCTTTCAACTGGTGGACGCGTCCCTCACCGGCCCGGGCATCCCGGATAAATCCGTGGAAGTGGAAGGAATCTCCGTAAACCTGGCGTTGCCCGAGGATCATGAAAGCGCTTTAAAAGCCGCCCTGGATAAGTACGGCTCGTATATTATCGTGGATTACAGCCATCCTTCGGCCGTGAATCCCAACGCCGAGCTTTACTGCAAGGTGGGGATTCCTTTTGTCATGGGAACCACCGGAGGCGACCGGGCCGCTTTGATCCAAACCGTGAAAAACTCCGGCATCGCGGCTGTCATAGCCCCCAACATGGCCAAGCAGATTGTAGGATTTCAGGCCATGATGGAGTATGCGGCCAATACCTTCCCCGGCCTGTTTGAAGGCTACAGCCTGACTCTGGAGGAAAGCCATCAACAGGGCAAGGCGGACACCAGCGGCACGGCCAAGGCCATGGTGAGTTATTTCAATCAAATGGGCGTGCCCTTTGAGACGGACCAAATCGTCCAAATTCGCGATCCCGAGCAGCAGAAAAACGACCTGGGAGTGCCCGAGGAGTATCTGGGGGGCCACGGGTGGCATACCTACACGCTGGTTTCGCCGGACAAGACGGTGAAATTCTCCTTCACCCATAACGTGAACGGCCGGGACATCTATCGCGGAGGCACGGCCGACGCCGTGGTTTACCTCAACAACAAGGTGGGCGGCGGGGCCAAGGGCCGCGTTTTTTCCATGATCGAAGTCATGCAAGGAGTTTAA
- a CDS encoding extracellular solute-binding protein — protein sequence MKSCFRVLLVLFFLASAAFCDQTFPKPDWKELPDPVASPYAEQGGEVCVYIGPSPKSLNYYLENSSIAAHVFSGLYESLLSMSSRNLEYEPHLASKWSISDDKKTFTFWIDKRAKWSDGKPVTAQDVKWTFDAIMNPANKTGVHKVSLSRFESPEVLDDHTIRFTAKEVHWKNLLSIGTFDILPKHAYENLDFNKINFELPVVSGPYEIGELTENVSLTLKRRRDWWNNDAVNVQGVNNFDTIRLRFYGESENAFEAFKKGLIDIIGVNTARTWVKETEGQQFADNWIIKQKIQNYRPVGFQGFAMNMRRPPFDDVNVRKAMAHLINREKMNAAIMYNQYFLHKSYFEDLYSPEKPCPNQPYDFNKDKARKLLADSGWKVNPKTGFLEKNGKPLTVKFLTRDSTAERFLAIYEQDLKDVGIQMVIDKKDWAAWMKDMDDFNYEITWAAWGAALFKDPEGMWASSEADRPSGNNITGFKNAKVDELIEMQKSIFSVEERHEICRKIDQLVYEQCPYVLLWNIDYTRLLYWNKFGTPDTVLTKYGDDSSAESYWWLDPYSVADLKDAMEQKLPLPPKPLSVVFDEVFVDPVMDKPKN from the coding sequence ATGAAATCATGTTTCCGGGTGTTGCTGGTTCTGTTCTTTCTCGCCTCGGCGGCTTTTTGCGATCAAACCTTTCCCAAGCCGGATTGGAAGGAACTTCCCGATCCCGTAGCCAGCCCTTACGCAGAGCAGGGCGGCGAGGTGTGCGTTTACATCGGGCCTTCGCCCAAAAGCCTGAATTATTACCTGGAAAACAGCTCCATCGCCGCTCATGTTTTTTCCGGACTGTACGAAAGCCTGCTTTCCATGAGCAGCCGCAACCTGGAGTATGAGCCTCATTTGGCTTCAAAATGGTCCATTTCGGACGACAAAAAAACCTTTACCTTTTGGATCGACAAACGGGCCAAATGGAGCGACGGCAAGCCGGTCACGGCCCAGGATGTCAAATGGACCTTTGACGCCATCATGAATCCGGCCAATAAAACCGGAGTGCACAAGGTGTCCCTCTCCCGCTTTGAATCCCCGGAAGTGTTGGACGACCACACAATCCGCTTTACGGCCAAGGAAGTGCATTGGAAAAATCTGCTGTCCATCGGCACGTTCGACATCCTGCCAAAACACGCGTACGAAAACCTGGACTTCAACAAAATCAACTTTGAACTGCCCGTGGTTTCAGGCCCTTATGAAATCGGAGAGCTTACGGAAAATGTTTCGCTTACGCTCAAACGCCGCCGCGACTGGTGGAATAACGACGCGGTAAACGTGCAGGGCGTGAACAATTTTGATACGATCCGGCTGCGTTTTTACGGAGAAAGCGAAAACGCCTTTGAAGCCTTTAAAAAAGGGCTCATTGACATAATCGGCGTAAACACCGCCCGCACATGGGTAAAGGAAACCGAAGGCCAGCAATTCGCCGACAATTGGATTATAAAGCAAAAAATCCAAAATTACCGGCCTGTTGGATTTCAGGGGTTCGCCATGAACATGCGCCGGCCTCCGTTTGACGACGTTAACGTGCGCAAGGCCATGGCCCATCTGATCAACCGGGAAAAAATGAACGCCGCCATCATGTATAATCAATATTTTTTGCACAAGTCGTATTTCGAGGATCTGTACTCGCCGGAAAAACCCTGCCCCAACCAGCCTTACGACTTTAACAAAGACAAGGCCCGCAAGCTCCTGGCTGACTCCGGCTGGAAGGTGAACCCTAAAACCGGCTTTTTGGAGAAAAACGGCAAGCCTTTGACGGTAAAATTCCTGACCCGGGATTCCACCGCGGAAAGATTCCTGGCCATTTATGAGCAGGACCTGAAAGACGTGGGCATCCAGATGGTCATCGATAAAAAGGACTGGGCCGCCTGGATGAAGGACATGGACGATTTCAACTACGAAATCACCTGGGCGGCCTGGGGCGCCGCGCTGTTCAAAGACCCCGAGGGCATGTGGGCGTCCAGCGAGGCCGATCGCCCCAGCGGCAACAACATCACCGGGTTTAAGAACGCCAAGGTGGACGAATTGATCGAAATGCAAAAATCCATTTTCAGCGTGGAGGAGCGCCACGAAATCTGCCGGAAAATCGACCAACTTGTGTACGAACAATGCCCCTACGTTCTATTGTGGAACATCGACTACACCCGTTTGCTGTACTGGAACAAATTCGGAACTCCGGACACGGTCCTGACCAAGTATGGAGACGATTCCTCCGCCGAATCCTATTGGTGGCTGGATCCCTATTCCGTAGCTGACTTGAAGGACGCCATGGAGCAAAAGCTCCCGCTGCCGCCAAAGCCGTTGTCCGTGGTCTTTGACGAAGTTTTCGTCGATCCGGTCATGGATAAGCCCAAAAACTGA
- a CDS encoding ABC transporter permease subunit, which translates to MERTDYFIRRLLLVIPTFIAITMLVFLLVQFVPGGPVEQALMAMKGMGSGEVGQGGGLAGSISAEQRLALEKHYGFDKPFYERYWTWLVHDRIGFTMESYAFPNKTAWQLIKERFPVSLIFGIVSFVLSYVVCIPLGIMKALRHGRPFDLISSVIVFIGYAIPPLALGMVLKMLFCGTTTGMWDIFPIAGFHSLDFAQMTGLEKAKDLFMHMFLPVLCYVVGNFAVLTLLMKNSLMEQVGRDYVRTVLAKGGSTGRAIWGHAFRNSLIPIATGFGGILTVMFAGSVIIEQIFEIPGMGRLSLEAIVGRDYPVFMGILSITSILGLLGNILSDLCYVLIDPRINFQS; encoded by the coding sequence ATGGAACGTACCGATTATTTTATTCGCCGCCTTTTGCTGGTGATACCCACGTTCATCGCCATCACCATGCTGGTCTTTTTGCTGGTGCAATTTGTGCCCGGAGGACCGGTGGAGCAGGCCTTGATGGCCATGAAGGGCATGGGCTCGGGAGAAGTGGGCCAGGGCGGCGGGCTGGCCGGCAGCATATCGGCTGAACAGCGTCTGGCGCTGGAAAAGCATTACGGGTTCGACAAGCCCTTTTATGAACGCTACTGGACCTGGCTGGTGCACGACCGCATCGGCTTTACCATGGAGTCCTACGCCTTTCCCAACAAAACCGCCTGGCAGTTGATCAAGGAGCGCTTTCCCGTCTCCCTCATCTTCGGCATTGTCAGCTTTGTGCTTTCCTACGTGGTTTGCATTCCTTTGGGCATTATGAAGGCCCTGCGCCACGGCAGGCCGTTCGACCTGATTTCCAGCGTCATCGTGTTTATCGGGTACGCCATCCCGCCTCTGGCTCTGGGCATGGTGCTCAAAATGCTGTTTTGCGGCACAACCACGGGCATGTGGGACATCTTTCCCATCGCCGGGTTCCATTCCCTGGATTTCGCCCAAATGACCGGCCTGGAAAAAGCCAAGGACCTGTTCATGCACATGTTTTTACCCGTGCTTTGTTATGTGGTGGGCAATTTCGCGGTGTTGACCCTGCTCATGAAAAACTCCCTCATGGAACAGGTGGGCAGGGATTACGTGCGCACGGTCCTGGCCAAAGGCGGAAGCACGGGCCGGGCCATCTGGGGCCATGCGTTCAGGAACTCGCTCATTCCCATCGCAACCGGCTTTGGCGGCATCTTGACGGTTATGTTCGCCGGTTCGGTCATCATCGAGCAAATTTTCGAAATTCCCGGCATGGGCCGTTTGAGCCTGGAAGCCATTGTAGGCCGGGATTATCCGGTGTTCATGGGAATTCTTTCCATCACTTCCATATTGGGGCTGCTGGGCAACATTCTTTCCGATCTCTGTTACGTACTCATTGATCCCAGGATTAATTTCCAATCATGA
- a CDS encoding ABC transporter permease subunit has translation MIKARTFISPITRKRLARFRKMRLAWWSLWILIGLYVLSLGSELLCNDKPLYVRYEGKSHFPVFFYYPEKAFIPGGLKTRPDYKKIEQTPSFKDDSSNFMIFPPIPFGPYKSADPKSIMTSDHVMVSIAQTPRVGAVDVNPKLEIIRSNQAGSFLGKEDRNLRGASLPELISLPNDAAQAVKSRFEGEDSPRFQARVKDAKGNGVEISIPAFTAKTAPPRLVRLTFRDDLGSAALSKNLSFLKSLEIDDGDRHFWDSLPQELQKRITDKVEGMFTGYAEPFFFKHQGMRLRAGFAKDEVRFPYPPVKSHLMGIDGAGRDVLARILYGLRTSLSFGLILVVVSMGLGTAAGAIQGYYGGLVDITGQRITEIWSAIPFLYVMILLGSVYGRSFMLLLVCYAIFNWIGISYYMRAEFLRLRRQAFVESASCMGVPDYKIMIRHILPNGLVPIITFFPFFLVGAIGSLAALDYLGFGLPPPTPSWGELLAQAQTYRWAWWLILYPSAALFVVMLLGVFIGEGVRNAFDPKQFSRLR, from the coding sequence ATGATAAAAGCCCGGACTTTCATATCCCCCATCACCCGCAAGAGGCTCGCCCGGTTTCGGAAAATGCGCCTTGCGTGGTGGTCGTTGTGGATTTTGATCGGGCTGTACGTCCTGAGCCTGGGCTCCGAATTATTGTGCAATGACAAGCCCTTGTACGTGCGTTACGAAGGCAAATCCCACTTTCCCGTATTTTTCTACTACCCGGAAAAAGCCTTCATTCCCGGGGGGCTTAAAACCAGGCCGGATTACAAAAAAATTGAGCAGACGCCTTCGTTCAAGGACGATTCCTCCAATTTCATGATATTCCCGCCTATCCCGTTCGGCCCGTATAAAAGCGCGGATCCCAAAAGCATCATGACCTCGGATCACGTCATGGTTTCCATTGCGCAAACGCCCAGAGTGGGCGCGGTGGACGTGAATCCCAAACTGGAGATCATCCGCAGCAATCAGGCCGGGAGCTTTTTGGGAAAAGAGGATCGAAATTTAAGGGGCGCCTCCTTGCCGGAATTGATCAGCCTGCCGAATGACGCCGCCCAGGCGGTTAAAAGCCGGTTTGAGGGCGAAGATTCGCCCCGGTTTCAGGCCAGGGTCAAGGACGCCAAGGGCAATGGGGTGGAAATCTCCATTCCCGCGTTTACGGCAAAAACCGCCCCGCCCCGGCTGGTAAGGCTGACTTTCCGGGACGATTTGGGAAGCGCCGCCTTGTCCAAAAACCTGTCGTTTTTAAAATCCCTGGAGATTGACGATGGAGACCGCCATTTTTGGGACTCCCTGCCCCAGGAATTGCAAAAACGCATTACCGATAAAGTGGAAGGCATGTTCACGGGATATGCCGAGCCGTTCTTTTTTAAGCACCAGGGCATGCGTTTGCGGGCCGGATTCGCCAAGGACGAAGTTCGGTTCCCCTACCCGCCGGTCAAAAGCCATCTTATGGGGATAGACGGAGCAGGCCGGGACGTGCTGGCGCGGATTTTATACGGGCTGCGCACCTCCCTCAGCTTCGGCCTAATCCTGGTTGTCGTCAGCATGGGCCTGGGAACGGCGGCCGGCGCTATCCAGGGATATTACGGCGGTCTGGTGGACATTACCGGTCAACGCATAACCGAAATCTGGAGCGCCATTCCGTTTTTGTACGTGATGATACTGTTGGGATCGGTGTACGGCAGGAGCTTTATGCTGCTTCTGGTCTGTTACGCCATATTCAACTGGATCGGCATTTCCTATTATATGCGGGCCGAATTTTTACGGCTGAGGCGGCAGGCCTTTGTGGAGTCCGCCAGTTGTATGGGCGTCCCGGATTACAAAATCATGATCCGCCACATTTTGCCCAACGGCCTAGTGCCCATCATCACCTTTTTTCCCTTTTTCCTGGTGGGCGCCATCGGCTCCCTGGCCGCCCTGGACTACCTGGGCTTCGGCCTGCCTCCCCCGACGCCAAGTTGGGGCGAACTGCTGGCTCAGGCTCAGACCTACCGATGGGCCTGGTGGCTGATTTTGTATCCGTCGGCGGCGCTTTTTGTGGTTATGTTGTTGGGCGTATTTATTGGAGAAGGCGTGAGAAACGCGTTTGATCCCAAACAATTCAGCAGGTTGCGATGA
- a CDS encoding ABC transporter ATP-binding protein, whose translation MTEALLDINGLCVEFVTDEGTLRAVDHVSFSVRPNEVLGVVGESGCGKSVTAMSLLSLIPSPPGRISAGRAMFQGQDLIGMPHESLRRIRGKEISMIFQEPGACLSPLHRIGDQLAEAVMLHYPMPKQEALDKGRDWLSKVGIPEPDRMLKAYPFQLSGGMQQRVMIAMAMINGPSLIIADEPTTALDVTIAAQIFDLMRQMRDEKTSVLMISHDLGVIWEMCDRVLVMYAGKIVEEAEIRDLFENPLHPYTRALMRSVPVLDEDQEELATIKGQVPSPLNYPPGCRFHDRCPHAEEQCKKESPELRTLAPNKKAACFFAEQWMK comes from the coding sequence ATGACGGAAGCCTTGTTGGACATAAACGGCCTTTGCGTGGAATTTGTCACGGACGAAGGGACGCTTCGGGCCGTGGACCACGTGTCCTTTTCGGTCAGGCCGAACGAGGTGTTGGGAGTGGTCGGCGAGTCGGGCTGCGGCAAGTCGGTCACGGCCATGAGCCTTTTATCCCTGATCCCCTCCCCTCCCGGACGAATCAGTGCGGGCAGGGCCATGTTCCAGGGCCAGGACCTGATCGGCATGCCCCATGAATCCTTGCGCAGGATTCGCGGCAAGGAAATCAGCATGATCTTTCAGGAGCCGGGCGCCTGCTTATCGCCGCTGCATCGAATCGGAGACCAACTGGCCGAAGCCGTGATGCTGCATTATCCCATGCCCAAACAGGAGGCATTGGATAAAGGCCGGGACTGGCTGTCCAAGGTGGGAATTCCCGAGCCGGACAGAATGCTGAAAGCCTACCCTTTTCAGCTTTCCGGGGGCATGCAGCAACGGGTGATGATCGCCATGGCCATGATCAACGGCCCTTCCCTGATTATTGCGGACGAGCCCACCACAGCCCTGGACGTGACCATCGCGGCGCAAATTTTCGACCTCATGCGCCAGATGCGGGACGAAAAAACCTCGGTGCTGATGATTTCTCACGATCTTGGCGTGATTTGGGAAATGTGCGACCGGGTATTGGTCATGTACGCAGGGAAAATTGTGGAAGAGGCGGAAATCCGGGATTTATTCGAAAATCCCCTGCATCCGTACACCCGGGCTCTCATGCGGTCCGTGCCGGTTTTGGACGAGGACCAGGAGGAGTTGGCCACCATTAAAGGGCAAGTGCCTTCGCCGTTGAATTATCCGCCCGGGTGCCGTTTTCACGACCGGTGCCCTCATGCGGAAGAACAATGTAAAAAGGAATCGCCGGAGCTGCGCACCCTGGCGCCGAACAAAAAGGCCGCGTGCTTTTTTGCGGAACAATGGATGAAATAA